Genomic window (Plasmodium knowlesi strain H genome assembly, chromosome: 9):
AATAAAAttgcacatttaaaaaaaaaaaaaaaaaaaaaaaaagctaagcGGCTTGGGAAAAACAACTCAAATTGGGTTAGAAGCAAAGTACAAAGTAAGCAAAAATTAACCAACTTAGGCTCCTAAattgggaaaataaaagaaaaatgatacCAGGTGATACCCATCGTCAAAACGTTATCGATGATGAGCCTCTTCAATTGACGAATTTGTTGAACTGCTCGGCTACTCGATGCGCAGAAGTTTTAGCATCCATAAACAGAGCATCCGCTTGTTCAATGTGCTTTACATCAATGACAGTTTTCCCCTCAACACTGGCAATAATTCTAGAGGGCTCCAATAAAAGCATGGCAAAACGGAGAGAGGATTGGCTTCCAATTTTGGCTAGATAATTCATCCCATCCTCACTAATGTTGATCTTTTCCGTCTTGGCCCTCAGAGCTAATATTTGAACAATTTCAGTCAAGGTGTATGGAAAGGTTTTGACGATGATAAGCCTATCTAATAGGTCCACCGAAATTCCATGGGGTTCAATATTTTCGGTGCCTTTAACTGTACAGATACCTCTATTGGTGGCCATTATAACAATTGGAGCTAAAGGAGATTCTATGGCCCTATTTAGGTAAGAGAAACATTCTATATCTAACATATGCGCTTCATCTATATATAGAACCCCCGGTATAATTTCGGCTAGTCCCATTTCTAAGAATTTATTGACAGTTTTGTTAATTTCTATTCTTAGTTTTTCCGTAATTTCTGTCTTTTTAGGTCTCAAATAGGAGTTCAACACAGAAGCTAGATCTTCCCCTACTGTTGGGTTGGCATTAGCTAGATCAATATCATGCAAAGATATTTGTTGTaccacttccttctttttgtgAACCTCCCCTTTAGGTAGAGATACATACTCATCAAACTCAATGTCGTATTCCTTCGAATAGACATTACATCTACCTAACCTTTTCACATGTCCTGTGTTCGTTTCTATATAAATAACAtctccaatttttattttctctctaACAATTTGTTCATGTATTTTCGGGGCTAATCTCAACGTCTTTGCTCCCTTCACTGTTTTGAGGGTGATAATAATGGCGTTGATTTGCTTAGCTTTATTTAACGAATACAAGCACTCATTTTCCTCC
Coding sequences:
- a CDS encoding RuvB-like helicase 2, putative encodes the protein MQIKLASVNTSSDAKKERVNIHSHIKGLGVNTNIYLHENDVNLTDERYSMFFDNSCGLIGQFKAREASLFLVDLIKQKKLAGKCILLAGPSGSGKSALAIGISREINKKMPFVFLSGSEVYSNEIKKTEVILEAFRKSIHIKIKDEKLVYEGEVVDMVVEENECLYSLNKAKQINAIIITLKTVKGAKTLRLAPKIHEQIVREKIKIGDVIYIETNTGHVKRLGRCNVYSKEYDIEFDEYVSLPKGEVHKKKEVVQQISLHDIDLANANPTVGEDLASVLNSYLRPKKTEITEKLRIEINKTVNKFLEMGLAEIIPGVLYIDEAHMLDIECFSYLNRAIESPLAPIVIMATNRGICTVKGTENIEPHGISVDLLDRLIIVKTFPYTLTEIVQILALRAKTEKINISEDGMNYLAKIGSQSSLRFAMLLLEPSRIIASVEGKTVIDVKHIEQADALFMDAKTSAHRVAEQFNKFVN